A genomic region of Gossypium hirsutum isolate 1008001.06 chromosome D01, Gossypium_hirsutum_v2.1, whole genome shotgun sequence contains the following coding sequences:
- the LOC107928162 gene encoding GDSL esterase/lipase At5g03610 produces MDTQSFLFSVFCFLFYFLSGEPQVVEGTRLSWTSSPFGFKPKMLFAFGDSYADTGNTKIAVTRSWHFPYGITFPGKPSGRFSDGFVSTDFVAGYLGMKTPIPYRWRKELSGRVKYGLNFAYGGTGVFDTLVAEPNMTTQIDFLQQLINDSVYTKRVLRTSVALVSLAGNDYSYYLETNGSAAAFPGFIQSVVNQLMVNMKRIHDLGVRKIGVMSLIPLGCTPQNTAGSSFQRCNETENDLVMLHNNLLLQAVNTLNQQTNSTLFFIIDLHNAFSTVFNGTEIHQGSPTFENPFEPCCFGVTEGFFCGSVDENGGKKYTLCSNPKTKLFWDGNHPTSEGWRAIYSTPAFQNTLKQFID; encoded by the exons ATGGACACCCAAAGCTTTCTCTTCTCAGTATTTTGTTTCTTATTCTATTTTCTATCAG GTGAACCACAAGTTGTTGAAGGTACGAGGTTGTCGTGGACATCATCACCTTTTGGTTTCAAACCAAAGATGTTGTTTGCGTTTGGAGATTCTTATGCTGATACAGGGAACACTAAGATAGCAGTGACAAGATCTTGGCATTTCCCTTACGGAATTACATTTCCTGGAAAACCTTCTGGTCGTTTCTCTGATGGGTTTGTCTCCACTGATTTTGTTG CGGGGTACTTGGGAATGAAGACACCAATACCATACAGATGGAGGAAAGAACTAAGTGGTCGAGTGAAATATGGGTTGAACTTTGCGTATGGAGGAACAGGTGTTTTCGACACGTTGGTTGCGGAACCAAATATGACCACCCAAATCGATTTCCTACAACAACTAATCAATGATTCGGTCTATACTAAAAGGGTTCTGAGAACTTCAGTGGCACTTGTCAGTCTTGCAGGCAATGACTACAGCTATTACCTTGAAACCAATGGCTCTGCCGCG GCTTTCCCAGGCTTCATCCAAAGTGTAGTGAACCAACTTATGGTGAACATGAAACGCATCCATGACTTAGGAGTGAGGAAAATAGGTGTGATGTCACTGATACCATTGGGTTGTACCCCTCAAAACACCGCCGGATCCTCCTTTCAACGCTGCAATGAAACTGAGAACGACCTTGTTATGCTCCATAACAATTTATTGCTTCAAGCTGTCAACACTTTGAACCAACAAACCAATAGCACCTTGTTCTTTATCATTGATCTTCATAATGCCTTTTCAACCGTTTTCAATGGGACCGAAATTCATCAAG GAAGTCCAACATTTGAGAACCCATTTGAGCCATGTTGTTTTGGAGTGACTGAAGGGTTTTTTTGTGGAAGTGTGGATGAAAATGGGGGAAAAAAGTACACACTTTGCTCAAACcctaaaaccaaattattttgggATGGAAATCACCCTACATCTGAAGGATGGCGAGCTATTTATTCAACGCCTGCATTCCAAAACACTCTCAAGCAATTTATTGACTGA
- the LOC107928201 gene encoding cytochrome P450 94C1, with amino-acid sequence MELQASLFFWILIFLLYLLFSLLIKPKLWCNCEICSAYLTLSWSKQFNNLCDWYTHLLKNSPSKTIHIHVLRNTITANPENIEYMLKTKFHNFPKGKPFSIILGDFLGRGIFNVDGDSWKFQKNMASMELGKTSTCCYVFDIINCEIKTRLVPLLSKQDQALDLQDVFKRFSFDVICWFSFGIDPSCLELSLPMSKLAMAFDLASKLSAERAMNVSPLVWKIKRALNLGSEKELKRAIERINLLAKEVIRQRRKTGFLNSNDLLSRFMSIINDETYLRDIIISFLLAGRDTVASGLTSLFWLLSKHSNVVSAIKQEADRIIGENKELTCFDQMKELHYLQATVYESMRLYPPIQFDSKFCQNDDVLPDGSVLKKGTRVTYYPYAMGRIEEIWGEDCLEFKPERWLKHDGVFSPENPFKYPIFQAGFRVCLGKEMALLEMKTVTLSLIRRFRIQLLTPPSPDQHPRFLPGLTATFSDGLPVLVRNIQPQP; translated from the coding sequence ATGGAGCTTCAAGCTTCTTTGTTCTTCTGGATcctaatatttcttttatatctCTTGTTTTCTTTATTGATCAAGCCAAAACTATGGTGCAACTGTGAGATTTGCAGTGCTTATCTCACTTTAAGTTGGTCAAAACAATTCAATAACCTTTGCGATTGGTACACTCACTTGTTAAAAAACTCTCCTTCAAAAACCATCCATATCCATGTCCTTCGTAACACAATCACAGCAAACCCTGAAAACATTGAATACATGCTTAAAACCAAGTTCCATAATTTCCCAAAAGGGAAACCTTTTTCTATCATCTTGGGTGATTTCCTTGGTCGCGGTATATTCAATGTTGATGGTGATTCGTGGAAGTTTCAAAAGAATATGGCATCAATGGAGCTTGGGAAAACTTCAACATGTTGTTATGTGTTTGATATCATCAATTGTGAGATCAAAACAAGGCTTGTTCCATTATTATCAAAACAAGACCAAGCTTTGGACTTACAGGATGTGTTTAAAAGGTTTTCATTTGATGTTATTTGTTGGTTTTCTTTTGGGATAGATCCTAGTTGTCTTGAGCTTTCTTTACCCATGTCGAAATTGGCTATGGCTTTTGATTTAGCTTCGAAATTATCAGCTGAAAGAGCCATGAATGTTTCACCACTTGTGTGGAAGATCAAAAGAGCGTTGAATTTAGGTAgtgaaaaggaattaaaaagggcTATTGAAAGGATTAATCTTTTAGCTAAAGAAGTGATTAGGCAAAGGCGCAAAACTGGGTTTTTGAATAGTAATGATCTTCTTTCTCGTTTTATGTCTATTATTAACGATGAAACTTATTTGAGAGACATTATTATAAGCTTTTTATTAGCTGGTCGTGATACTGTAGCTTCGGGTTTAACAAGCTTGTTTTGGTTATTGTCTAAGCATTCAAATGTTGTGTCGGCTATTAAACAGGAAGCTGATCGTATCATTGGTGAAAACAAGGAGTTAACATGCTTTGATCAAATGAAGGAACTTCATTATTTACAAGCAACGGTGTATGAAAGTATGAGACTTTATCCTCCGATTCAATTCGATTCCAAATTTTGTCAAAACGACGATGTTTTACCTGATGGCTCGGTTCTGAAGAAAGGAACTAGGGTTACTTATTATCCATACGCCATGGGACGTATCGAAGAGATATGGGGTGAAGATTGCTTGGAATTCAAGCCAGAAAGATGGTTGAAACACGACGGCGTTTTCTCCCCAGAAAACCCTTTCAAGTACCCGATTTTTCAAGCTGGATTCAGGGTTTGTTTAGGGAAAGAGATGGCTCTTTTAGAGATGAAAACGGTGACGCTTTCGCTCATCAGGAGATTTCGAATCCAATTACTGACACCACCATCACCGGATCAACATCCACGGTTCTTGCCGGGATTGACCGCAACTTTCAGCGACGGACTTCCTGTCTTAGTACGAAACATCCAACCTCAACCATAA